From one Geoalkalibacter halelectricus genomic stretch:
- a CDS encoding tetratricopeptide repeat protein — protein MQDSEQLLLKGREALETGELDLAARLFRQALEANPESAEVHEALGEALAEQGKTGEARKHLEKAVALDPDNLDARYALGDLCFEEGQAQKALDIYRAILDRAPDEADAWVSCGLVHFHLEDMERAENCYLKALAIDADSVFALNSLGDVYYAQGRSEEAVANYRRVVEIDPEDAQAHYNLAEICYDTGDLALAEKECREALRLDPGFSFAYMTLGNLSLDQENPEQALDWFQKFLLHERSTGAKDIRDEVAAVVAGLKDELGRQA, from the coding sequence ATGCAAGATAGCGAGCAGTTGTTGCTGAAGGGGCGCGAGGCGCTGGAAACAGGTGAATTGGATCTAGCGGCGCGGCTGTTTCGGCAGGCCCTGGAAGCCAATCCGGAGTCGGCCGAGGTGCATGAGGCCCTTGGTGAAGCACTGGCCGAGCAGGGCAAGACGGGTGAGGCGCGTAAGCATTTGGAAAAGGCCGTGGCGCTCGATCCGGACAATCTCGACGCGCGCTATGCCTTGGGCGATCTGTGTTTCGAGGAAGGGCAGGCGCAAAAGGCTCTCGATATTTATCGCGCCATTCTCGACCGCGCCCCCGATGAGGCCGACGCTTGGGTGAGTTGCGGCCTGGTGCATTTTCACCTCGAGGACATGGAGCGCGCCGAGAACTGCTACCTCAAGGCTCTGGCCATCGATGCCGATTCGGTCTTCGCCCTCAACTCCCTGGGCGATGTCTACTATGCCCAGGGGCGCTCCGAGGAGGCGGTGGCGAACTACCGCAGGGTCGTCGAGATCGATCCCGAGGATGCCCAAGCGCACTACAACCTCGCCGAAATCTGCTATGACACCGGCGACCTGGCCCTCGCCGAAAAAGAATGTCGTGAGGCTTTGCGCCTCGACCCCGGGTTTTCCTTTGCCTACATGACCTTGGGCAACCTCAGCCTGGATCAGGAAAATCCGGAACAGGCCCTGGACTGGTTTCAGAAGTTTCTCCTGCACGAGCGTTCGACGGGGGCCAAGGATATCCGCGACGAGGTTGCCGCCGTGGTCGCCGGCCTCAAGGATGAGCTCGGGCGGCAGGCTTAG
- a CDS encoding CidA/LrgA family protein gives MVRGMAILLLMQFLGEVISRGLSIPIPGNVLGMGLLLAALGLGWVKVQWLQDAAELLLSHLALFFVPAGVGVMVYFDLIAVEWLPILVAMVVSTFVVMAVTGWVAKLLDRGRAKDVR, from the coding sequence ATGGTGCGGGGCATGGCGATACTGCTGCTCATGCAGTTTCTCGGCGAGGTGATTTCGCGCGGGCTGAGCATTCCCATTCCCGGCAATGTCCTGGGTATGGGATTGCTGCTGGCCGCCCTCGGGCTGGGCTGGGTCAAGGTGCAGTGGCTACAGGATGCCGCCGAGCTGCTGCTGTCGCATCTGGCCCTGTTTTTTGTTCCTGCCGGGGTCGGGGTGATGGTCTACTTCGATTTGATTGCCGTTGAGTGGCTGCCCATTCTGGTCGCCATGGTCGTTAGTACTTTTGTGGTCATGGCCGTGACCGGTTGGGTGGCCAAGCTGCTGGATCGCGGGAGGGCCAAGGATGTTCGATGA